One genomic window of Polaromonas sp. SP1 includes the following:
- a CDS encoding VIT domain-containing protein, producing the protein MPNVFQGLQGFSGFSGRTVFWLVQALSAISFSVQALALSPPPPIAIDKFAPPPDWRPPVISLNNASSQPIQLRTASVEVDLFGDQAQTRVELRLFNPNPRVLEGELQFPLQEGQVVTGFALDVNGRLRDAAAVPKAKGQEIFEDIRRRRVDPGLLEATAGNQYKLRVYPIPAQGERRVVITLNETLRRQQGAGVLRVPLAFASVVGQLQVRVRAHGASRQDVQLVQAPADAQLAASAAGTELHLQKSQWLAPQGPAGWLQMAVRHTGKPQVMVGESGGKPFFAAQMDFRDELVKRPTPSHIALVWDASASAAAQARVLPVLEAYFRKLDKAVKVSLLVVRNTPEPVRNFTVAPGRFGELADALRAEPFDGSSNFDKLPIPADADMTVMVTDGLTTDGKKTLNYLHTAPVIVINGTAAADTPRLARLADRTGGALVDATLVTAEAGAQAMRMHGWRIERLISLSAQKLVTPTTSVRQGRIALAGELLDTQARVDIALVHPDGRKRTLMLEVDARAAAGRWPGQQWAQWRSAELADNTALHSAELQRIAATHSIVGPNSSLIVLELASDYARYNLPAPPELADEVARLGQQQMAQATQTRQAHIEAMVKQFDNRQRWWDKDFPKDAPKRAEPKAEVHGAIGAMGAAAPAMAEAMASPAVRKSQAPMGAPVPAPAAPVAPAALSARMADVENRQAKNAPAAAPSPTISTIALQAWVPDAPYMKRLQDANKAELYRIYLDERTAYLSSSSFYMDAAGVFFDRGLPELGLRVLSNLAEMNLENRQLLRLYAYRLVQAKRNDLAIPVFERISELAPNEPQSWRDLGLALADNGEPQRAVNALWEVVSRPWNGRFAGINMIALAELNAIAAQATAAATTADMAPLDMSRIDSRLRRNLPLALRVVMAWDSDDTDIDMWVTDPNGEKASYANRLTRQGGAMSPDATGGYGPEEFSLKTAKAGKYAVEAQFYGHRQQVLSAGTTVMVRVTTGFGTPQARDAWTTLRLARGQETVRVAEVDVR; encoded by the coding sequence ATGCCAAACGTCTTTCAAGGGCTTCAAGGGTTTTCGGGCTTCTCCGGGCGCACCGTCTTCTGGCTCGTCCAGGCGCTCTCCGCCATCAGCTTCAGCGTCCAGGCCCTGGCGCTCAGCCCCCCGCCGCCCATCGCGATCGACAAGTTCGCGCCGCCGCCCGACTGGCGGCCGCCGGTCATTTCTCTCAACAACGCATCTAGCCAACCCATCCAGTTGCGGACGGCTTCGGTAGAAGTCGATCTTTTTGGCGACCAGGCGCAAACCCGTGTGGAGCTGCGCCTGTTCAACCCCAACCCCCGCGTGCTTGAAGGCGAGCTGCAGTTTCCCCTGCAGGAAGGCCAGGTCGTGACAGGCTTCGCGCTGGACGTGAACGGCCGCCTGCGCGACGCCGCTGCAGTACCCAAGGCCAAAGGGCAGGAAATCTTTGAAGACATACGCCGCCGCCGCGTCGACCCCGGGCTGCTGGAGGCCACAGCCGGCAACCAGTACAAGCTGCGCGTCTACCCCATCCCCGCGCAAGGCGAGCGCCGTGTCGTCATCACCCTCAACGAAACCCTGCGGCGCCAGCAGGGCGCCGGCGTGCTGCGGGTGCCGCTGGCGTTTGCATCGGTGGTGGGGCAATTGCAGGTGCGCGTGCGCGCACACGGCGCCAGCCGCCAGGACGTGCAATTGGTTCAAGCCCCCGCAGATGCGCAGCTTGCCGCCAGCGCGGCAGGCACCGAGCTGCATCTGCAGAAAAGCCAGTGGCTGGCGCCCCAAGGCCCGGCGGGCTGGCTGCAGATGGCTGTGCGCCATACCGGCAAACCGCAGGTCATGGTGGGTGAATCCGGCGGCAAACCATTTTTTGCTGCGCAGATGGACTTCCGCGATGAGCTGGTCAAACGACCCACCCCGTCGCACATCGCGCTGGTGTGGGACGCATCGGCTTCGGCGGCTGCGCAAGCACGCGTGCTGCCGGTGCTGGAAGCCTACTTTCGCAAGCTGGACAAGGCCGTCAAGGTGAGCCTGCTGGTTGTGCGCAACACACCCGAGCCGGTGCGCAACTTCACGGTGGCGCCGGGCCGCTTCGGTGAACTGGCCGATGCCTTGCGCGCAGAACCGTTTGACGGCTCCAGCAACTTCGACAAGCTGCCCATTCCCGCCGACGCCGACATGACGGTGATGGTGACGGACGGCTTGACGACGGACGGCAAAAAAACCCTCAACTACCTGCACACGGCGCCCGTCATCGTGATCAACGGCACCGCAGCCGCCGACACCCCGCGCCTGGCGCGGCTGGCCGACCGCACAGGCGGCGCACTGGTGGACGCCACGCTGGTGACGGCCGAAGCCGGCGCGCAAGCCATGCGCATGCACGGCTGGCGCATTGAACGGCTGATCAGCTTGTCGGCGCAAAAACTCGTGACGCCCACGACCAGCGTGCGCCAGGGCCGCATCGCGCTGGCGGGCGAACTGCTGGACACGCAGGCCCGCGTCGACATCGCGCTGGTGCACCCGGACGGACGCAAGCGCACGCTGATGCTGGAGGTCGACGCCAGGGCCGCCGCCGGCCGCTGGCCTGGCCAGCAATGGGCCCAATGGCGCAGCGCCGAGCTTGCGGACAACACGGCACTGCACAGCGCTGAGTTGCAGCGCATCGCGGCAACGCACAGCATCGTCGGTCCCAACAGTTCCCTGATCGTGCTGGAGCTGGCCAGCGACTACGCGCGCTACAACCTTCCGGCGCCGCCCGAGCTGGCCGATGAAGTGGCGCGGCTGGGCCAGCAGCAGATGGCGCAGGCCACGCAGACGCGGCAGGCGCATATCGAGGCGATGGTGAAACAGTTCGACAACAGGCAGCGCTGGTGGGACAAAGACTTCCCCAAAGACGCACCCAAGCGGGCCGAGCCCAAGGCGGAGGTGCACGGCGCCATCGGTGCAATGGGCGCAGCTGCGCCGGCGATGGCGGAGGCCATGGCGTCACCGGCGGTGCGCAAGTCGCAAGCGCCTATGGGTGCACCGGTTCCCGCACCGGCGGCCCCTGTCGCCCCGGCTGCGCTTTCTGCCCGCATGGCCGATGTCGAAAACCGCCAGGCCAAGAACGCACCTGCGGCAGCGCCCTCCCCCACGATCTCCACCATCGCATTGCAAGCCTGGGTGCCCGACGCGCCCTACATGAAGCGCCTGCAAGACGCCAACAAAGCCGAGCTCTACCGCATTTACCTGGACGAACGCACCGCGTATTTGAGCAGCAGCTCTTTCTACATGGACGCCGCCGGCGTGTTCTTTGACCGCGGCCTGCCTGAGCTGGGCCTGCGCGTGCTCTCCAACCTGGCCGAGATGAACCTGGAGAATCGCCAGTTGCTGCGCCTGTACGCCTACCGCCTGGTGCAGGCCAAACGCAACGACCTGGCGATTCCCGTGTTTGAACGCATCAGCGAACTGGCGCCCAATGAACCCCAATCCTGGCGCGACCTGGGCCTGGCGCTGGCGGACAACGGCGAGCCGCAGCGTGCCGTGAATGCCCTGTGGGAAGTGGTGTCGCGCCCCTGGAACGGCCGCTTCGCCGGCATCAACATGATTGCGCTGGCCGAGCTCAACGCGATTGCCGCGCAGGCCACAGCAGCCGCCACAACCGCCGACATGGCGCCGCTGGACATGAGCCGCATCGACAGCCGCCTGCGCCGCAACCTGCCGCTGGCCCTGCGCGTGGTGATGGCCTGGGACAGCGATGACACCGACATCGACATGTGGGTGACAGACCCTAACGGTGAAAAGGCCAGCTATGCCAACCGCCTGACCCGCCAGGGCGGCGCGATGAGCCCGGATGCGACCGGTGGTTACGGGCCTGAAGAGTTCTCACTGAAAACCGCCAAAGCCGGCAAGTACGCCGTGGAGGCGCAGTTCTACGGCCACCGCCAGCAGGTGCTGTCGGCCGGCACCACGGTGATGGTGCGCGTCACCACCGGCTTCGGCACACCGCAGGCGCGCGACGCGTGGACGACCTTGCGGCTTGCACGCGGCCAGGAGACGGTGCGCGTGGCCGAGGTCGACGTTCGTTGA
- a CDS encoding GMP reductase: MEIFDYDNILLLPRKCRVESRSECDASATLGGRSFRIPVVPANMKTVINEEICAWMAKNGYFYVMHRFDLDNVQFVKDMKARGAYASISLGVKKPDYETVDRLAAEGLVPEYITIDIAHGHADTVQKMIAYLKQKLPASFIIAGNVGTPEAVIDLENWGADATKVGIGPGKVCITKMKTGFGTGGWQLSALKWCARVATKPIIADGGIREHGDIAKSVRFGATMVMIGSMLAGLEESPGQTVEVDGKLFKEYYGSASDFNKGEYKHVEGKRILEPVKGTLADTLREMEEDIQSSISYAGGTRLLDIRKVNYVTLGGDNAGEHLLM; encoded by the coding sequence ATGGAAATCTTCGACTACGACAACATCCTGCTGCTGCCGCGCAAATGCCGCGTGGAAAGCCGCTCGGAATGCGACGCCAGCGCCACGCTGGGCGGGCGCAGCTTTCGCATCCCGGTGGTGCCGGCCAACATGAAGACGGTGATCAACGAGGAGATCTGCGCCTGGATGGCGAAAAACGGCTACTTCTATGTGATGCACCGCTTTGACCTGGACAACGTGCAGTTCGTCAAGGACATGAAGGCACGCGGCGCCTACGCCTCGATCTCGCTGGGCGTGAAAAAGCCCGACTACGAGACGGTGGACCGCCTGGCCGCCGAAGGCCTGGTGCCTGAATACATCACCATCGACATCGCGCACGGCCATGCTGACACGGTGCAAAAGATGATTGCTTACCTCAAGCAGAAGCTGCCTGCGTCTTTCATCATCGCCGGCAACGTGGGCACACCCGAAGCGGTGATCGACCTGGAAAACTGGGGCGCCGACGCGACCAAGGTCGGCATCGGCCCGGGCAAGGTCTGCATCACCAAAATGAAAACCGGCTTCGGCACCGGCGGCTGGCAGCTGTCGGCGCTCAAGTGGTGCGCACGCGTGGCGACCAAACCCATCATTGCCGACGGCGGCATCCGCGAACACGGCGACATCGCCAAGTCGGTGCGCTTTGGCGCGACCATGGTGATGATCGGCTCCATGCTGGCAGGCCTGGAAGAAAGCCCCGGCCAGACCGTCGAGGTCGACGGCAAACTCTTCAAGGAGTACTACGGCAGCGCCTCGGACTTCAACAAGGGCGAGTACAAGCACGTCGAAGGCAAGCGCATCCTGGAGCCCGTCAAGGGAACGCTGGCCGATACGCTGCGCGAGATGGAAGAAGACATCCAGAGCTCCATCAGCTATGCCGGCGGCACCAGGCTGCTGGACATCCGCAAGGTCAACTACGTCACGCTGGGCGGCGACAACGCGGGTGAACACCTGCTGATGTGA
- a CDS encoding alpha/beta hydrolase, with protein MTSPDPAWLDRMYNNRALVPDHPAYFARWTEESQSVRKRLPCQIDVPYGNGAGEMLDVFPADGFGVQGGKTGQGAPVLVFIHGGYWRALDKSEHSFVAPEFTQAGACVVMPNYALCPAVTIPDITMQMVKALAWTWRHIARYGGDPDRITVVGHSAGGHLAAMLLACNWQAYGSDLPADLVKNALSISGLYELEPLRHAPFVKDSLKLTPEHAAKASPALLPAPARGTLYSVAGADESAEFLRQNLLIQQAWGSRVVPVCESHLRRNHFSVLEALTEHTHRLHLLALGLLGLSTVHE; from the coding sequence ATGACCTCGCCCGATCCCGCCTGGCTGGACCGCATGTACAACAACCGCGCGCTGGTGCCCGACCACCCGGCGTACTTCGCGCGCTGGACTGAAGAATCGCAAAGCGTGCGCAAGCGCCTGCCCTGCCAGATCGACGTCCCTTATGGCAACGGCGCCGGCGAAATGCTGGACGTGTTTCCGGCAGACGGGTTTGGTGTGCAGGGCGGCAAGACAGGCCAGGGTGCGCCGGTGCTGGTGTTTATCCATGGCGGCTACTGGCGCGCGCTCGACAAGTCCGAGCACTCCTTTGTCGCGCCCGAGTTCACCCAGGCAGGCGCCTGCGTCGTGATGCCCAACTACGCGCTCTGCCCCGCTGTGACGATTCCCGACATCACGATGCAGATGGTCAAGGCGCTGGCCTGGACCTGGCGCCACATCGCCCGCTACGGCGGCGACCCGGACCGCATCACCGTCGTCGGGCACTCGGCCGGCGGCCACCTGGCGGCCATGCTGCTGGCCTGCAACTGGCAGGCCTACGGCAGCGACCTGCCGGCGGACCTGGTGAAAAACGCGCTGTCGATTTCAGGCTTGTACGAACTGGAGCCGCTGCGCCACGCGCCGTTTGTGAAGGACTCGCTCAAGCTCACGCCCGAACATGCCGCCAAAGCCAGCCCGGCGCTGCTGCCGGCCCCGGCCCGCGGCACGCTTTACAGCGTGGCGGGTGCCGATGAAAGCGCCGAATTTTTGCGCCAGAACCTGCTGATCCAGCAGGCTTGGGGTTCACGGGTGGTGCCGGTGTGTGAGTCGCACCTGCGCCGCAACCATTTCAGCGTGCTGGAGGCATTGACCGAGCACACCCATCGCCTGCATTTGCTGGCGCTGGGTTTGCTGGGGCTTTCAACGGTGCACGAATAG
- a CDS encoding GntR family transcriptional regulator gives MNPQLIKIESTPDLVDQVYRSLLDAISDGSLAPGARIMQEDLAAQLAVSRQPVLQALRLLKKDGFVLDAPGRGVLVAPLDVAWLVQIYQVRSALDALAARLAAQGRAQLDPQLIRQGRKAARGHDVKAMMAADAQFHAAIYAASGNPLIAQSAQLHWHHIRRAMGAVLQVSTMRESIWDEHEAIADAIAAGDGARAEALIREHGEEAGHNLAALLSSALGQGAATAP, from the coding sequence ATGAACCCCCAGCTGATCAAAATCGAATCCACCCCCGACCTGGTCGACCAGGTTTACCGCAGCCTGCTGGACGCCATCAGCGACGGCTCGCTCGCGCCGGGCGCGCGCATCATGCAGGAAGACCTGGCCGCGCAGCTGGCGGTGTCGCGCCAGCCGGTGCTGCAGGCGCTGCGCCTCTTGAAAAAAGACGGCTTTGTGCTGGACGCCCCGGGGCGCGGCGTGCTGGTCGCGCCGCTGGACGTGGCCTGGCTGGTGCAGATTTACCAGGTGCGCAGCGCGCTGGATGCGCTGGCCGCGCGGCTGGCGGCGCAGGGCCGCGCCCAACTCGACCCGCAACTCATCCGCCAGGGCCGCAAAGCCGCACGCGGCCATGACGTCAAAGCCATGATGGCGGCCGACGCGCAGTTCCACGCGGCCATTTACGCCGCATCCGGCAACCCGCTGATCGCCCAAAGCGCGCAGCTGCACTGGCACCACATCCGCCGCGCCATGGGCGCCGTGCTGCAGGTCTCGACCATGCGCGAATCGATCTGGGACGAGCATGAAGCGATTGCGGACGCGATTGCCGCCGGCGATGGAGCCCGCGCCGAAGCGCTGATCCGCGAACACGGCGAGGAAGCCGGCCACAACCTGGCCGCGCTGCTCTCCAGCGCGCTCGGCCAGGGCGCGGCGACGGCCCCCTGA
- a CDS encoding phytanoyl-CoA dioxygenase family protein, with protein MRLTPEQLAQFDRDGYLFFPGLFTPEETRALNEAVPELYSRREDYNIREKGKDAVRTNFAAHMYSEPFARLARHPRMIEPVEDLLGEKLYMHQFKINGKMAFEGDVWQWHQDYGTWLNDDMMPTERAMNVAIFMDDVTEHNGPLMFIPGSHKKGVVDAKHDLTTTSYPLWTVDNDLIRQLVQRAGGKEGGIVSPKGPAGSMILFHSCLVHASGSNLSPFNRVSVYLSLCAVSNHIRRHKRPEYIAHRDFTPITCLPDDCLLKDYPVDLPWKDGVPATALQTSMEEIAPERKAA; from the coding sequence ATGAGACTGACCCCCGAACAACTTGCGCAATTCGACCGCGACGGCTACCTCTTTTTCCCGGGCCTCTTCACCCCCGAAGAAACCCGCGCGCTCAACGAGGCCGTGCCCGAGCTCTACAGCCGGCGCGAGGACTACAACATCCGTGAAAAAGGCAAGGACGCGGTGCGCACCAACTTCGCCGCGCACATGTACAGCGAGCCTTTTGCCCGCCTGGCGCGGCACCCGCGCATGATCGAGCCGGTCGAAGACCTGCTGGGCGAAAAACTCTACATGCACCAGTTCAAGATCAACGGCAAGATGGCGTTTGAAGGCGACGTGTGGCAGTGGCACCAGGACTACGGCACCTGGCTGAACGACGACATGATGCCAACCGAGCGCGCGATGAACGTGGCCATCTTCATGGACGACGTGACCGAGCACAACGGCCCGCTGATGTTCATCCCGGGCAGCCACAAGAAAGGCGTGGTCGATGCGAAACACGACCTCACCACCACCAGCTACCCGCTCTGGACGGTGGACAACGACCTGATCCGCCAGCTGGTGCAGCGCGCCGGCGGCAAGGAGGGCGGTATCGTCAGCCCCAAGGGCCCGGCCGGCTCGATGATCCTCTTCCATTCCTGCCTGGTGCACGCCTCGGGCAGCAACCTCTCGCCCTTCAACCGTGTGAGCGTCTACCTGAGCCTCTGCGCGGTGAGCAACCACATCCGCCGCCACAAACGCCCGGAGTACATCGCCCACCGCGACTTCACGCCGATCACCTGCCTGCCTGACGACTGCCTGCTGAAAGACTACCCGGTGGACTTGCCTTGGAAAGACGGCGTGCCGGCTACCGCGCTGCAAACGTCGATGGAAGAAATCGCGCCTGAGCGTAAAGCAGCCTGA
- a CDS encoding NAD(P)H-dependent oxidoreductase yields MNLFTKLQQRAAEGKPVRIGLIGAGKFGSMYLAQVPRTPGVHLVAIADLSPDAARTNLARVGWNPALAQAESAQTAIKTGATWITDDWQAVVTHPQIDIIVECTGNPIAAVDHCLKAFEHGKHVVNVTVEADAFCGPLLARKAADAGVVYSLAFGDQPALICDLVDWARTCGFPVVAAGRGHKWLPHFSESTPETVWGNYGLTPEQAERGGLNPKMFNSFLDGSKPSIESTAVANATGLTVPSNGLLYPPASVEDIPYVTRPISEGGVLERKGMVEVISSLEANGRKIPYDIRMGVWVTVEAETDYIKNCFEEYNAHTDPSGRYFTLYKRWHLIGLEVGVSVASVALRGEPTGVATCWNADVVATAKRDLKPGDMLDGEGGYTVWGKLLPADTSMKMGGLPLGLAHNVKVVRAVKKGQSLSWADVAMDTSTHAYKVRQEMESMFAPALKKAA; encoded by the coding sequence ATGAATCTTTTCACCAAACTCCAGCAACGCGCAGCCGAAGGCAAACCGGTCCGCATCGGCCTGATCGGCGCCGGCAAATTCGGCTCCATGTACCTGGCGCAAGTGCCGCGCACACCGGGCGTTCACCTGGTGGCGATTGCCGACCTGTCGCCCGACGCGGCCCGCACCAACCTCGCACGTGTAGGATGGAATCCGGCCCTGGCCCAGGCGGAGTCTGCACAGACAGCTATCAAAACAGGAGCAACCTGGATCACCGACGACTGGCAGGCGGTCGTGACGCACCCGCAGATCGACATCATTGTGGAATGCACCGGTAACCCGATTGCGGCGGTGGACCATTGCCTGAAAGCCTTTGAACACGGCAAACATGTGGTCAACGTGACGGTGGAAGCCGACGCTTTTTGCGGCCCGCTGCTGGCGCGCAAGGCCGCCGATGCGGGCGTGGTGTATTCGCTGGCCTTCGGTGACCAGCCGGCGCTGATCTGCGACCTGGTGGACTGGGCGCGCACCTGCGGCTTTCCGGTGGTGGCAGCGGGGCGCGGTCACAAGTGGCTGCCGCATTTCAGCGAGTCCACACCCGAGACGGTCTGGGGCAACTACGGCCTCACGCCTGAGCAGGCCGAGCGCGGCGGGCTCAACCCGAAGATGTTCAACAGCTTTCTCGACGGCTCCAAGCCCTCCATTGAATCCACCGCCGTGGCCAACGCCACCGGCCTCACGGTGCCGAGCAACGGCCTGCTGTACCCGCCGGCCAGCGTCGAAGACATTCCGTATGTGACACGCCCGATCAGCGAAGGCGGCGTGCTTGAGCGAAAAGGCATGGTCGAAGTGATCTCCTCACTCGAAGCCAACGGCCGCAAGATTCCCTACGACATCCGCATGGGCGTCTGGGTCACCGTCGAGGCCGAGACCGACTACATCAAAAACTGCTTTGAGGAATACAACGCCCACACCGACCCGAGCGGGCGCTACTTCACCCTCTACAAACGCTGGCACCTGATCGGGCTGGAAGTCGGCGTGTCGGTCGCGAGCGTGGCGCTGCGCGGCGAGCCCACCGGCGTGGCCACCTGCTGGAACGCCGACGTGGTGGCCACCGCCAAGCGCGACCTGAAACCCGGCGACATGCTGGACGGCGAAGGCGGCTACACCGTGTGGGGCAAGCTGCTGCCGGCCGATACATCCATGAAGATGGGCGGGCTGCCGCTGGGCCTGGCGCACAACGTCAAGGTCGTGCGTGCCGTGAAAAAAGGCCAGAGCCTGAGCTGGGCCGACGTGGCGATGGACACCTCAACCCACGCGTACAAAGTGCGGCAGGAAATGGAAAGCATGTTTGCCCCAGCGCTGAAGAAGGCCGCGTAA
- a CDS encoding NAD(P)-dependent oxidoreductase has translation MTIASNTPLPCIAFLGTGIMGLPMATRLCKAGYTLQVWNRTQGKTGPLTALGATAHTQAGAAVAGADIIISMLESGPVVDGVLFAQGVAAAMKPGALFLDMASIQPREARDHAARLGALGIAHVDAPVSGGPGGAESGTLAIMAGGKAEDFARALPVLAHLGHAVHVGPHGSGQLTKLANQMIVGITIGAVAEALLFTARGGADMAKVKEAITGGFADSRVLQLHGQRMLERDFAPRARMDIQLKDMRNALATAQEIGFEAPITALFERLYAEGVDNGLTDLDQSALFVELASRNGMS, from the coding sequence ATGACCATCGCCAGCAACACGCCCCTGCCCTGCATCGCATTTTTGGGCACGGGCATCATGGGCCTGCCCATGGCCACGCGCCTGTGCAAGGCCGGCTACACGCTGCAGGTCTGGAACCGCACACAGGGCAAGACCGGCCCGCTCACGGCGCTGGGCGCCACGGCGCACACGCAAGCCGGCGCTGCGGTGGCCGGAGCCGACATCATCATCAGCATGCTCGAAAGCGGCCCCGTCGTGGACGGCGTGCTGTTCGCACAGGGCGTGGCCGCGGCGATGAAGCCCGGCGCGCTTTTCCTGGACATGGCCTCCATCCAGCCGCGTGAAGCGCGCGACCACGCCGCGCGCCTGGGCGCGTTGGGCATCGCCCATGTTGATGCACCGGTCTCAGGCGGTCCCGGTGGCGCAGAGAGCGGCACGCTGGCCATCATGGCCGGCGGCAAGGCGGAAGATTTCGCCCGCGCCCTGCCCGTGCTGGCGCACCTGGGCCACGCCGTCCATGTGGGCCCGCACGGCAGCGGCCAGCTCACCAAGCTGGCCAACCAGATGATTGTGGGCATCACGATTGGCGCGGTGGCCGAGGCGCTGCTGTTCACCGCACGCGGCGGCGCTGACATGGCCAAGGTCAAGGAAGCCATCACCGGCGGCTTTGCCGACAGCCGCGTGCTGCAGCTGCACGGCCAGCGCATGCTCGAGCGCGACTTCGCGCCGCGCGCACGCATGGACATCCAGCTCAAGGACATGCGCAACGCGCTGGCGACCGCGCAGGAGATCGGCTTTGAAGCGCCGATCACCGCGCTGTTTGAGCGGCTTTATGCCGAAGGCGTGGACAACGGCCTGACCGACCTGGACCAGTCGGCGCTGTTTGTGGAGCTGGCCAGCCGCAACGGCATGAGCTGA
- a CDS encoding proline dehydrogenase family protein: MSLFNTLVASAIPLAPRALIRKVSGRYIAGDTVADAIRRVAALNAAGFSATVDVLGETVESLSQADNTTSEYLQVLEAIARDGLRANISVKPTALGLLLDQAHCERNLECLLDAAKAHATFVRIDMEDASCTQREIDLLLRLKSRGYGNVGLVLQAYLKRTDSDITPLLGMRENLRICKGIYVEEREHLVEGAWNDRSAINPHFLRQVARCFDSGTFVGVATHDEELVDQVIELARSRRIAGTAFEFQMLLGVRESLRDRLLAEGYAVRIYVPYGKDWYGYSMRRIKENPSIAGHLLRALLTR; encoded by the coding sequence ATGTCCCTGTTCAATACTTTGGTGGCTTCGGCCATCCCTCTGGCGCCGCGCGCGCTGATCCGCAAGGTCTCTGGCCGCTACATTGCCGGCGACACCGTCGCCGATGCGATCAGGCGCGTCGCAGCGCTCAATGCCGCAGGTTTTTCGGCGACGGTCGACGTCCTTGGAGAAACCGTCGAATCGCTCTCTCAAGCCGACAACACGACCAGCGAATACCTCCAGGTGCTCGAGGCGATCGCGCGTGACGGGCTGCGGGCGAATATCTCGGTCAAGCCAACCGCGCTTGGCTTGTTGCTCGATCAAGCCCATTGCGAGCGCAACCTGGAGTGCCTGCTCGATGCCGCCAAGGCGCACGCCACTTTCGTGCGCATTGATATGGAGGATGCGAGTTGCACACAGCGTGAAATTGATCTTCTGCTGCGCTTGAAGAGCCGCGGGTACGGCAATGTCGGCCTCGTGCTGCAGGCCTATCTCAAGCGCACCGATAGCGACATCACCCCGCTGCTGGGAATGCGTGAGAACCTGCGCATCTGCAAAGGCATTTATGTCGAAGAGCGCGAGCACCTCGTTGAGGGTGCCTGGAACGACCGCAGTGCAATCAACCCGCACTTCCTGCGCCAGGTCGCGCGTTGCTTCGACAGCGGCACTTTTGTGGGCGTTGCAACGCATGACGAGGAACTGGTCGATCAGGTGATAGAGCTTGCGCGCAGCCGGCGCATAGCCGGTACGGCCTTTGAGTTCCAGATGCTGCTCGGCGTGCGCGAAAGCCTGCGTGACCGCCTGCTGGCTGAAGGTTATGCGGTCCGCATCTACGTGCCCTACGGCAAGGACTGGTACGGCTACAGCATGCGGCGCATCAAGGAGAACCCGAGCATTGCAGGCCACCTGCTGCGCGCCTTGTTGACGCGCTAA
- a CDS encoding FadR/GntR family transcriptional regulator, producing MDSATALQETILDNLKSRKWRAGHRIPTERSFSEQSGLSRATVRRVLAGLKERGLITQTVGSGTYVSTHIAQVLAATDEGGPARAASPAELMSARLALEPAIIDMVIGNANSADFERMHECCDKAEAATTLEDFERWDSLLHEVIADSAHNSFISSVFRLMNHARSDAEWGMLKRRSATPERRLEYQHEHRSLVDALQQRDAQRARELCIDHLVHVRVNMLGS from the coding sequence ATGGACAGCGCAACCGCCCTGCAGGAAACCATCCTGGACAACCTGAAATCGCGCAAATGGCGCGCCGGCCATCGCATCCCGACGGAGCGCAGCTTCAGCGAACAAAGCGGGCTGAGTCGCGCCACGGTGCGGCGCGTGCTGGCCGGCCTGAAGGAGCGCGGCCTGATCACGCAGACGGTGGGCAGCGGCACCTATGTCAGCACGCACATTGCGCAGGTCCTGGCCGCCACCGACGAAGGCGGGCCGGCGCGCGCGGCCAGCCCGGCAGAGCTCATGAGCGCACGGCTGGCGCTGGAGCCGGCCATCATCGACATGGTGATAGGCAACGCCAACTCAGCCGACTTCGAGCGCATGCACGAGTGCTGCGACAAGGCCGAAGCCGCCACCACGCTGGAAGACTTCGAGCGCTGGGACAGCCTGCTGCACGAAGTCATTGCCGACTCGGCGCACAACAGCTTTATCTCCAGCGTCTTTCGCCTGATGAACCATGCCCGCTCGGATGCCGAGTGGGGCATGCTCAAACGCCGCAGCGCCACGCCGGAGCGCCGGCTGGAATACCAGCACGAACACCGCAGCCTCGTGGATGCCCTGCAGCAAAGGGATGCGCAGCGCGCGCGTGAGCTTTGCATCGATCACCTGGTGCACGTGCGCGTCAACATGCTGGGGTCCTGA